The sequence below is a genomic window from Polyangiaceae bacterium.
CTCTGACTGGGACGAGACCGACATCGGGAAACGGGATGCCGAACGCGTCTACTTCAAAGACGACCCGCGCTGGGTGGACGCCTACGCTGCCCTGAAGCGCGAACTCAAAAAGAGAGAGCACGTCGATCGATGAGTACCGTTGAGGGGAAGCGGCGCGCGTCACCTTCACTCTGCGGAGCAATACGTCGAGCCGGATTGGGCACGGCAGGCTTGGCGGAAATCGCCTGCGGAGGGGTTCGAGTCGTTGATGCAGATGGCTTCGGGTTCGCCGTAGGAGCTTTGCTGATTGATGCAGCACTGCGTGAAGTTGTCCGTGCACGCACCGGAGATGGTCGTGCCGCCGAGCTTCTGGCAGTCGGTCGCGATTTGCTGCGCGGAATTGCTGCTGAAGAAGATGTGGCAGGTGTCGGCGACCAAGCAGCTGAGCTTCGCTGGGGTCGTGCAGTCGGCGGTCGTCGGCGCGTCTTCTTCTTCTTCCTCGGCGGCGTTCTCTTTGCAGGCCAGCAGACTGAGGAACAGCACCACCGCGACGGCGCCGACGTTGCGGAGCTTCCCCGAGGTTTGGCTGGAGTGCGTGCTTGACCTACCGGACATCGGGAACATCTGCCTGGGTTATGGGCTGCGGTCACCCGTCATTCGCTCGCGTGTGGGTTCAGAGCCGTTTTTGCGGTCAGCGTGGCGTCGTGCATCCTGAGAGTGCTCAGTGAGCGCTGCTGTCGGGGCGCTTCTGCGCGTGGCATACGGGTTGCTGCGTGTCGACTCATGACACTCGATCTCAAGTTAGTGCTCGTGGCGGTTCCGCTGAGCGTGTTCGCGTGCGCCACGCCGGAGTCAGCGAAGCCCGGTGAGCCAAGCGCCGTCCCCACCGCCAAACCGAGCGGAGACTTACCCTACGTAGCGCCCGCTATCTTGCCGGACGCAGGGCAGCCGGACGCTTCAATGGACGCAGAGCTGGGCGTGGATCCTTCGACGCGGCGCTAACGACCAAGCCAAGTGCGTAGGGCGTTTCCGCGGCGGAGCGTTGCGAGTCAATCTGCATCAAGTGTGGCCTCCCCCCTCACACGACTCGCGGGAAAGACCGAGGAACCGAACGGGTACGCCGGTTGCACTGTGAGGTTCGAAGCAGGAGGAAGCATGGAACACCGAATCGCGGAAATCGCGTCCAAGGGCGCGCAGAAGGTCAAGGCAGTGAAGTCTGACTTGAAGGGCTTCAAGGGGATCTTCAAGACCCTCACCGAGGAGCATGGTGAGGCGCATTCACTGCTCAAGCACGTTGCGAATACGCATGATCCCAAAGTTCGTGCCGAGATCTGGCCGAAGCTGCGGAGCACCCTGCACGCTCACGAGGAGGGCGAGATGACGTTGCTCTATCCGCTGCTCCGTCAGCAGCCAGAGACCCGCGCCTTGGCTGACGATCACGACGCGCTGGTAAACGATCTCGACACGGTGATCGAACGCCTCGACGTGTGTTCCTATGAAGACGCCGAGTGGCAGACGTTTGCC
It includes:
- a CDS encoding hemerythrin domain-containing protein: MEHRIAEIASKGAQKVKAVKSDLKGFKGIFKTLTEEHGEAHSLLKHVANTHDPKVRAEIWPKLRSTLHAHEEGEMTLLYPLLRQQPETRALADDHDALVNDLDTVIERLDVCSYEDAEWQTFAATLLQLLEHHIRQEETKLFPEAQAALGYERAEALDSAYRFQRQASPTRH